In the genome of Actinomadura luzonensis, the window AGACGCAGTCCGCGAGCGCCCGTTCGAACTCCTCGATGTCCGTGGGGACACTAGGCCGGTTCAACGAAGATCCCTCGCCCTCGGTTGTCCGGACCGTCCGTCAGGTAAGCCTGCCCTGCTGGGAGGCCCCTACGCTACCCTCTCAGGACACCCTTGAGGAGACATATGCGTCGATCTCGGCCAGGTAGGAGTCCTTCAGGCGCCGGGGGAGCCAGGTCACCTCGAACGCGTTGCGCTCCAGCCCCGCCAGCTCCTCCTCGTTGAGCTGCAGGGCCTCGTGCAGGGCGATCAGGTTCTCCTGTACGTAGCCGGCGAAGTAGGCCGGATCGTCGGAGTTGACCGTCACCCGCACGCCCAGGTCCATCAGCTTGCGGATGCCCTCGGCCTTCAGCGAGCCGGTGACGTAGCCGTTCGAGATCGGGCTGCAGGTGAGCCCCATGCCGCGCTCCCGTACCAGCTCGACCAGCCGCTGGTCCTCCAGGATGTTGACGCCGTGGTCGATGCGGTCGACGCCGATGTCCTCGATCGCCTGGCGGATGTGCTCGGCCGCGTCGTCCTGGTCCACGTCGCAGTGCATGGTCAGCAGGTAGCCCTCCGCGCGGGCGCGGGCGTACACCTCGGCGAACTTGAGCGGCGGGTTGCCCTGCTCGTCGGAGTCCAGGCCGACGCCCGCGATCCACTCCTTGTACGGCAACGACTCCAGCAGCGTCGCCATCGCGTACTCGGGCTGGAAGTCGCGCAGGAAGCACATGATGAGCTGCGCGCGCACCCCGAGCCGCGCCTCGGCGTCCAGCAGCGCCCGCCGCAGCCCCCGGATCACCACGTCGAACGGCACCCCGCGCCCGGTGTGCGCCTGGGGATCGAAGAAGATCTCCGCGTAGCGCACGTTCTGCGCCGCCGCCTTGCGCAGGTAGGCCATGGCCAGGTCGTAGAAGTCGGGCTCGGTGCGCAGCACCCGCATGCCCTCGTAGTAGACGGTGAGGAAGGACGGCAGGCTGTCGAACGAGTACGCCGCCCGCATCTCCTCCACCGACCGGTACGGCAGCTCCAGCCCGTTGCGGGCGGCCAGCTCGAACTTGAGCTCGGGCTCCAAGGTGCCCTCGATGTGCAGGTGCAGCTCGCACTTGGGCAGCCCGGCGATGAAGTCCTCCATCGACCCAGCGTAGAAGACTCAGGCCAGAAGACCCAGGCCAGCAGACCCAGGCTAGAAGACCAGGGCGAGCCCCGCCGCGAACAGCACCCCGTAGGCCAGCTGCAGCTTGCCCGTCTGCTGCAGCACGCCGATCAGCGCGGGCCCGACCGCCTTGCCCAGCACCGCCCGGATCGGCGTGATCGCCAGCGGCGCCGCCAGCAGCACCAGCGCCGCCCACGGCGTGATCGGCACCATCGCCAGCGCCACCGCGAACGGCACCACCTGGCAGGCCACGTACAACGCCCGGGTGCGCTCCGGCCCCAGCACGACCGCCAGCGTGCGCTTGCCCGCCTGCCCGTCGGTGCCGACGTCGCGCAGGTTGTTGACCACCAGCATGGAGCACGACAGCAGGCCCACCGGGATCGAGGCGATCAGCGCCGCCCAGCTCAGCGACTCGGTCTGCACGTACGCCGTGCCCACCACCGGCACCACGCCGAAGAACACGAACACGGCCAGCTCGCCCAGCCCCCGGTAGCCGTACGGGCGCTTGCCGCCGGTGTAGAACCAGGCGGCGGCGATGCAGGCCGCGCCGACCAGCAGGATCCACCACGCCCGCGTCACCAGGACCAGCACCAGGCCGAGCACCGCGGCGACCGCGAAGCAGCCCAGCGCGGCCGTCAGCACCGCACGCGGGCTCGCCGCGCGCGAGCCGACCAGCCGCATCGGGCCGACCCGCTCGTCGTCGGTGCCGCGGATGCCGTCGCTGTAGTCGTTGGCGTAGTTGACGCCGATCTGCAGGGCGAGCGCCACGAACAGCGCCAGGACCGCCCGCCACCACACGAAAGAGCCTTCACCGATCGCCACGCCCGTGCCCACCATGACGGGGACGACGGCGTTGGGCAGCGTGCGCGGGCGCGCGCCGGCGATCCACTGGCCGGGGGTTGCCATGTCCTTCCTTAACTGATGTCCGTAGTGAGCCTGACCATGCGGATCGGGCGGCCCATGTCGAGGACGCGCTCGGCCATGTCCTCGCCCCAGCCGGCCGACTCCAGGAAGCCGAGCACCGCGTGGTTGTCGGCGAAGACCCACGTCACGATCTGCCGGAAGCCGTCCTCGCGCAGGTAGTCGACCGTGGCGTTGAGCAGGCGGCTGCCGTGGCCGCGGCGCACGAAGTCGGGGTCGACGAGCAGCGTCAGCATCTCGGCCGTCACGCTGGGGTCGAGGTCGGGGTCCTCGGCGGGGGCGTGCGAGGCCAGGCCGACCACGCGCTCGCCGCCGCGCGGCGTCACGAGCGCGGCGCTGCCGCCCGCGCCGAGCGCCGGGAAGCCCTCGGTGTCGAGGATGGTCTCCACCGCCACCAGCACCCGGTGCATGGGGCTGGGGGGCGCGACGATCGCCTCGTCCCACTGGCGCAGCCACATCTTCTCGGCCGCGGGGCCGGTCATCTGCTCAAGCGGCCCCTCCGGGAGGAAGTCCCGGTAGCCGTAGCGCCAGGCGCGGATCTGACAATTCGCAACCTGGAGCACATCCTCGCGCCGGGCCGCCCGGACGCCTACGTCTGCCATCTCGGCCCGCTCCTTCGCCTGCCGTTCATGCCACAAGGCACGAGTTACACCGTATCGGTGTTTGAGGCTTGGAGACGACGCGAACCCCGCTTCCTCGCCCGGTAAGCCCGTGTCTTGGTGCGGTTTCCGCATACCCGCATCGAACACCACGACCGGGAACGGTTTCTGGACGAGTCGATGAACGCCCATTGACACGTTCCCTCCGCGCACACCTTCAGCCGCTCCCACGTGGCGCCGAGGGTCGCGGCGGCGATCCTGGCCAGCCCGCCCGCGACGCCGTCAGCGGCCGGCACCAGCTCGGGCGCGCCGTCCCGGCCCACGCCGACCCGCAGCGGGAGGGCGGGCAGCGCGAAGGCGGGCAGGGCGGCCGGCTCGCGCCGCAGCGCCGCCCTGATGCCCTCGCGGAGGGCGTGCGCGGTGTGCAGGTCGTCGTCGGTGGCGCGGTCGCGCGCACCGGCCAGGCCGCGCTCGCGCAGCCAGACGGCCAGCTCGGCCGGGGAGGACAGCTCGTCGGTGTCGGACTCGACGTCGTAGGTGTTCACGAAGTCTCGGACGAGCTCCGCGGGGAACGACATGACCACCACTCTACTGGCCGATCATGGTCTCCATGATCGCAGGGGACGTCCGCCCGCGTCACCCGACGTCGTGGAACGCCCGAGCCAGGCGGCGCACCCCCTCGTCCAGCTCGGCCAGGTGCGCGGCGGCGACGTGCGTCAGCCGCAGGCGCGGCCCCGGCGGCTCGGACGGGTAGTACATCCGGCCCGGGCTCACCAGGACGCCGTTGCGCCTGGCGGCCTCCACCAGCGCGTCCTCGTCCAGCTCGGCGGGCAGCCGGAGCCACAGGTGCATGCCGCCGGCGGGCAGCAGGTGCGGTTCGGCCCCGCCGGGCAGCCGGGCGGCGAGCGCGGCGGCCAGGGCGTGCCGGCGGGCGCGCAGCTCGGCGTGCACGGCCGCCAGATGCCGTTGCCAGGCCGGGGACCCGACCAGCTCCAGCGCGGTCTCCTGGAGCGGCCTGGCCACGAAGAACGACTCCACGAGCTGGCCCGCCCGCAGCCGGTGCGCGGCCGGACCGCGGGCGATCACCGCCGCCACCCGCATGCTGGGAGAGAGGATCTTGGTCAGGGACCGGACGTGCACCACCGTGCCGTGCTCGTCCATCGAGGCGAGCGTCGGCGGCGGCTGCTCGGTGAGGTAGTGGGCGTAGTCGTCCTCGATCACGAACGCGCCCGCCGCCCGCGCCACCTCCAGCACCTGCCGGCGGCGGTCGAGGGGAAGGGTGGCGCCGGTGGGGTTGTGCAGGGTGGGCTGGCAGAAGAAGACGCGGGCGCCGGTCACCGCGAACGCCTCGGCCAGCAGCTCGGGGCGCACGCCGTCCCGGTCCATGGGCACGGCGGTCGCGCGCAGCCCGGCCGCCTTCGCCGCGGCCAGCGCGCCCGGGTACGTCGGCGTCTCCACCAGGACCGGCGTCCCCGGGGCGGCGAGCGCCCGGAAGGCGTGCGTGAGCGCCGCCTGGCCGCCGCTGACGATCAGCGCGTCGTTCGCGGTCACGTCGCCGCCCGTCTGGCCGGCGAACCAGCGCCGCAGCTCGGGCAGGCCGGTGAGAGGCGGCTTGCCCCACGCCCCGGGCCGGCGCGCCGCGCGCGCCGCGGCCGCCGCGAGCTGCCGGTCGGGCCGCAGCCCCGGATGCAGGTAACCCCCGGTCAGCGGGACGACGCCGTCGGCCGCCTCGGCCAGCAGCGCCGCGACCGGGCCCTCGTCCACCACGCGGTCACCGAGCGCCACCGTCTGCCAGGACAGGTCCGCGGCCTCCCGGCCGCCGCTCGCGCTGCGGTGCTGGGTCACGAAGGCGCCGGCGCCCGGCCTGGTCACCACCTTGCCCTCGGCGGCGAGCCGGCCGATGGCGCGCGAGACGGTGACGGGGGAGACGTTGTGCCGGCGCATGATCTCGCGACTGGACGGGAGGCGGGCGCCCGGGCCCAGGCGGGCGGCCTCTTCGCGCAGTATCGCGGCGATATGGGCGATACTGCTATCGTTGGTCATGAAGGACCATGATAGCGCTATCGTCGCGGACGGAGTAGCGGTCCCACCCGCCCCTACCGAGCGGGCGACTCCGGTCGCGCGGCCGACCCGCACCGCCGGGTCGCCCTTCTCCACAGCTCGACCGGCGAGAACGGCCGCAGGGGCACAAGGCACCTTCCTCGCCTTCCTCGGCGTCCTGGCCTTCTCCGGCTCCTTCCCCGGCACCGTCTACGCCATGGAGGGCTTCAACCCCTGGCTGGTGGCCATCGGCCGGGCCGCCGTCGCCGGGCTGCTCGCCGTCCTGTGCCTGCGCGCCGCCGGCCGCCCCCTCCTCCCGCCCCGCCGCCTCTGGCGCCCCTACGCTCTGATCTCCCTCGGCGTCGTGTTCGGCTTCCCGGTCTTCAGCGGCCTGGCCCTGGCCCTGGGCTCCAGTACGTCCCACGCCGCCGTGATCACGGCCCTGCTCCCGGCGACCACGGCCGCGTGCGCCGTCCTGCGCGCCGGGGAGCGCCCCCGTCCCCTCTTCTGGGCGGCCTGCCTGGCGGGCGCCGCCGCCATCACCACCTTCACCTTCCTCCAGCAGGGCGACACGCAGGCCGCCGCCTGGCCCGACCTGCTCCTGCTCGCCGCCCTCCTCTCGGCCGCGATCGGCTACACCGAAGGAGGCCGCCTGGCCCGCGACACGCCCGGCTGGCAGGTGATCTCGCACGCCCTCGTCCTGTCGCTGCCGGTCACCCTCCCCGTCGCGGCCGTGCTGGCGGTGCTCACCCCCGTCACTCCGTCCGTGCCGGCTCTCGCGGGCTTCGCCTACGTCGCGGTGATCTCCATGTTCCTGGGCTTCTTCCCGTGGTACGCGGGACTCGCCAAGGGCGGCATCGCCCGCGCCGGCCAGACCCAGCTCACCCAGCCCATCCTGACGCTGGTGTGGGCCTGGTTCCTCATGGGCGAACGATTCGGCCCGGTCACGGTCGCCGCCGCGCTCGCGGTTCTCGTCTGCGTGGCCATCACGCAGCGTGCCCGTACTTGAAAGCCGTGACGCCGCCCCGCAGGATTGAGGGAGGAGGTGTCACAAACTATGGCGGACCTCACGATCCCGGAGGGCGGCTTCTGGCCCGCGCCGGAAATCCCGCAGCCCAACATCTATCCCATGGAGTGGCGCGTCGAGACGGAGAAACTCGCCGCGATCTACGAGAAGTCCAAGCGCATGCTCTGGAACCCGGCCGACCTGCCCTGGGACGGCCTCAAGCCGGAGGACTTCACCCGCGAGCAGCGCCTGGGCATCATGTACTGGTTCGCCGTCCTGGCCAACTTCGACGCCTCGGGCCCGGCCGTCTTCGCCCGCGCCACCATCCAGGCGTTCGAGAAGCACGAGGAGGACCCGGTCCGCAAGTGCTTCTTCTCCATCACCCGCGACGAGATGAACCACGAGGAGTGCTGCCAGCGCACCATCGCCAAGCTCTGGCCCGGCGGCCCCCTTAACTGGACCCCGTCCGACGACCTCGAACGCGCCGCCCACAACAACATCGGCTGGCTCTACCACAACGGCGGTCGCTACTGGAACGGCTACAACGCCGCCGTCGGCAAGTACACGCTGCCGGTCCTGTTCACCAGCTTCATGATGGGCGAGATGGCCGCCTCGACACTGTTCCGCGGCATGTCGTCCGGCACGCAGCATCCGGTCTTCAGCGAGATGTTCCAGCGCATCGGCCGCGACGAGTCCCGCCACCTGCAGATCTGCATGACCATCCTCGACAACGAATGGCCCGGCCTCACCGACGACACCCGCAGCCTCATCACCCGCCAGCTCAGGGCCGGCTTCGTCTTCCTCAGCATGATCCTCTGGGAGCCGCCCGAGGGCTTCTGGGAACTGCCGCCGTACTTCCTCGCCAACCACCGTGTCCTCATGGACCACGCCAGGGAGGCGGGCCTCGGCGTGCTGTCGTACGAGGAGCAGGCGGAGAACTGGCGGGTCGCCATGGCCCGCGTGCGCGCCATCGTCGAACGCTGGGGCATCGCCTTCCCGGCCATTCCCGAGCTGGACCTGGAAGGCGTCGAAGTCGACATCATCGACCCAGAAGACATCATCCCGGTGTTCTGAGCGGGGTGCGGTGATCGAGGTGGGTGTGTCGGTCGTGGCGCTGACCTGCAAAGAGACAACAGGATGCGTCTCTGGGCGTATCAGTGCGTCTCACGACGTCTCAAGATCATGACGCACGGCTGACGCACGCCCACGAAAGCGCCCCGCCACCCGATGGAGCGGCGGGGCGTCGTGCGTCACGTCGGTCAGTCTTCGTCGTCGGGCGGCTCAGGCCCGACGAACGACCCGAGGTTCGGCCGCGTGTAGATCAAGCCGCGATCACGGAGCCCCGCCACAGCCTTCCGCGCGGTGATCTTCGCAACCCCGAACTCCTCGATGATCTGCCGCTCCGTGATCATCCGACCCGGCTGGTACTCGCCCGTGGTGATGCGCCGGCGGATGACCCGGACGATCTGCTCCCAACGCGGGAGATCATCACGCCAGTTGATCATGACGTGTGAGCGTAAGCGCTCACACCCGTCCCCCCGTACGCAGAAGGCCGCATGAGTAGGCGTAGGTGCCTATAGACCGCACTGACCCGGCTCGGTTACCGTAGGTACCCGCTCGACCGTCGCCTGCGACTAGCCCTCGCCGCGACGGTCGGGCACACCCTCCTGCGAACGATCCACCACGAAGGTGCCCCGCGCCTTGACCGTGATCAGCAGACCCTCGTCGCGAAGGATCCCCACAGCCCGCCGGACCGTGTCCCGCCCGAGCTCGTGCATCTGCATCAACCGCTGCTCTGTCGGGATCGGCCGGTTCGGCGGCAGTTCCCCGCTCTTGATCTGCGCCCGCAGCAGATCGGCCAGTTGCTGGTACAGCGGCTCCGGCCCCTCGTGGTCGATCGTCATGGCCACGGACGCTAAATGTCCGCCAACGTGGCCCATCACTCGCCCCTGTTGGCGAACGTAGTCGAACGTTTGCCAACGTTTGGTCTAGTCTCGAAAGAAAAGGGCGGCCCCGGCCTCAGTGCGCGAACACCGAGGGGTTCCGGGGCCTGATCGGACTCTGGAGGTCCGACTATGGAGAATCCTACGAGCGACACCCAGCCGCAGGCACCTGCTTGGCTCCTCCGCTACGACCCGCCCTGGGCGGACGACCTCGGCCACCACGCGACGCTCTCCGACGAGCTGCCCGCCGACGCCATCGCCTACGGCTGCACGCAGACCGTCCACGGGACCACTGAGCTGGAGATGCGCCAGGAGGCCGTGCGCAACCGCATCCGGGTGCAGGCATGGGAAGCCCGAAGGGCTCTCGCCGAGCTCCTGATCGGCCGGCCGGACGACCAGAGCCAGCCCGCGGCCGACGACGCCTAACGCGTCCCGCAAACCATTCAGGACCACCCGCCCGGCGCCAACCGAGCGGGGGCCCTTCCCAGCTCAAGACACCTAACGTCACTAGGAGTCCCGAACCATGCATGACCTTATGACGACGCCCAAGATCGCGCCAGAACCCTCGGACGAAGATCTCACTGCGGGCATGACGCCGGCCGAGGTCCTCTCCGGGCCGGGGCTCACCGCGTTGCGCCGCCGATGGCGGTCCGCGAACGGACGCGACCCGGAGACCGGTCATCCCATCGCCTCCGACGCGCCGCTGGACCAGTCGGCCGGGCCCGATCCGCAGGACCTCGACAACACCCGGAAGGAGCCGAAGGCGCGGCGGATCAACGCCTGGCGTGAGCGGCGCCGCGCCGGCCGTGCCGCGGCGCGGGCCGCTCGCCGCGCGCCCCGGCTGCGGACCACGGACCGGTCCGGCTGGGCGGTCCTGGGTGTCATCGCCCTCGCTCTCCTCGTGCTCGCCATCGTCGGCGTCGGCCTCTACACCGGGCTTGGCGCGTTGCGCGACACCGCGCTCGCCGCGCACATCGAGCCGAGCGCGGCCCGCCTGTGGTGGATCGGCATCGACGGGCTGATCGTGGTGGCCATCGTGGCAGCGATGATCCTGCGGCACGACCCGGCCGCCCGCCGGTACGCGCTCGGCATCGTCGCCCTCTTCACCGCCGCGTCCGGCCTGCTTCAGTTCCTGCACGGGCTGGGCTGGACCGCCCAGGCGGGGCGGTCCGGAGGGCTCGGATCGCTGCCGTGGCAGGTGGTCGCGGTCATCGCGGTCCTGGTGATCGGGACGATCTTCTGCGGGACGCACCTGTTCGTCTACACGCTGCGCCACCTGTTCCCGTCCGCCATGGGTGACCAGCCCCAACACCCTGCCGCCGGTGCTGCGCCGACCCGCCCGGAGGAAGCCGAACCCGGCTCTGTCGATTCGGGCAGCGGGGACGGGCCGGACGAAAGCGACCGGTCCGAGGAGCCTGCGCTCGACCCGGAGGCCGACCGCGAGGTCCGGAAGTGGTTCGCCGCCATCGCCGTCCACATGATCCTCGACGCGGGCGGGAAGCCCGTCCGGTCAAAGATCGCCCGATCGTTCGGGATCGCCGATCGGCAGGCGGGCTACGTCATCGCCGACGTGATCGCCGACCGCGAGGAGGCGGCCGAGCGACAGGCTCAGGAGGACGCCGCCCGCGCCGCCGGCCTCTCGGCTCCGGACCGCGTTGCCGCGGTGAACGGATCGGGGGTCGGCGCGTGATCCGCGCAATGCGCGTGCTGGGCACCGCCGTCCACGCTGTGGTGCTGCTGCTCGGCGCGGCCGACGCGCTCATCACGGCGTGCCTCGGCGTCCCCCCGGTCTTCCCCGCCGTGCGGCGCTGCTTCGTCGGCCTGGCCGTCGAGGTGCGCGACCGGATGGACGGAGTGGCCGCCGCCGACATCGTCGACGACTCCGGCCGGAAGGTGTGGTTGTGATGACGACCCGCAACATCACCGAACTGTCCAGCGTCGAGTTCACCGGCTCGCTCGGCGAGGCGTTCAAGAAGTACGGCGAGGAGCTGACCGCGCTCGCCGACCGGTGGAGCACCGAACTGGACATCGCCGCGGTGGACGCCGAGGCCGCCATGTCGGCAATGAAGGGCCACATGCTGCTGTTCGGGCTGGACACGCGGATCAGGGCGCGCCGGGTGGCCAAGCGGCTGCAGCGCGCCCGCGAGCTCGCCCTTGCGCTCGGCACGCGGGGCGAGGAGTTCCCCCGCAGCTACCGCAAGCACTTCCGGGCTTCGTAGGGGGGCCGAACTCATGGGTACAGGGCAGGCCCGACTCGACGAAATCGCGAAGATCGAGTTTCACGGCCGGGTGGCCGAACAGATCACGGCGTACACGGTGGCCACGCAGCGGCTCGCGCACGACCTGGCGCGCGAGCTGGACGCGGCCACCGCCGCCGCCGAATCGGCGATGGACCAACTCAAAGGCCACCCGCTGCTGATGGGCATCGACGTCCGGCTGCGCGCCTGGTGGGTCGCCCGCCAGCTGGCCGAGGCGCGCGAACTCGCACAAGGCATCTCCGCCGAGGCCGTCAAGTTCAACCTGCAGTTCCGGCGGGAGTTCCTCGACGCCATGCAGAAGAAGCGGCCGGAGCAACGCAAGGACTACAAGGGGAAGGTCGATCTGTGATGCGCAAGACGGCACCGTCCGTGCAGCTCGTCCAGGACGCCTCGCTGGAACGCCTGGTCGTGTCCGTCGTGTCCAAGGTGGGCGTACTGATCCCGCCGTGGATCCTGGTCGCCGTCATCACCGGCGGCGCCGCTCTGTCCAACCTGCTGTGGGGCGAGCTGCCGGCGGTGGCCTGGGCCGCAGTCGGCTGCACCCTCGGCACGGTGGCGCTGACCGCGCTCACCTGGGTCATCACCCACCAGCGGCGCATGCTGGG includes:
- a CDS encoding winged helix-turn-helix domain-containing protein, coding for MINWRDDLPRWEQIVRVIRRRITTGEYQPGRMITERQIIEEFGVAKITARKAVAGLRDRGLIYTRPNLGSFVGPEPPDDED
- a CDS encoding GntR family transcriptional regulator gives rise to the protein MTIDHEGPEPLYQQLADLLRAQIKSGELPPNRPIPTEQRLMQMHELGRDTVRRAVGILRDEGLLITVKARGTFVVDRSQEGVPDRRGEG
- the add gene encoding adenosine deaminase — translated: MEDFIAGLPKCELHLHIEGTLEPELKFELAARNGLELPYRSVEEMRAAYSFDSLPSFLTVYYEGMRVLRTEPDFYDLAMAYLRKAAAQNVRYAEIFFDPQAHTGRGVPFDVVIRGLRRALLDAEARLGVRAQLIMCFLRDFQPEYAMATLLESLPYKEWIAGVGLDSDEQGNPPLKFAEVYARARAEGYLLTMHCDVDQDDAAEHIRQAIEDIGVDRIDHGVNILEDQRLVELVRERGMGLTCSPISNGYVTGSLKAEGIRKLMDLGVRVTVNSDDPAYFAGYVQENLIALHEALQLNEEELAGLERNAFEVTWLPRRLKDSYLAEIDAYVSSRVS
- a CDS encoding aminotransferase-like domain-containing protein, yielding MTNDSSIAHIAAILREEAARLGPGARLPSSREIMRRHNVSPVTVSRAIGRLAAEGKVVTRPGAGAFVTQHRSASGGREAADLSWQTVALGDRVVDEGPVAALLAEAADGVVPLTGGYLHPGLRPDRQLAAAAARAARRPGAWGKPPLTGLPELRRWFAGQTGGDVTANDALIVSGGQAALTHAFRALAAPGTPVLVETPTYPGALAAAKAAGLRATAVPMDRDGVRPELLAEAFAVTGARVFFCQPTLHNPTGATLPLDRRRQVLEVARAAGAFVIEDDYAHYLTEQPPPTLASMDEHGTVVHVRSLTKILSPSMRVAAVIARGPAAHRLRAGQLVESFFVARPLQETALELVGSPAWQRHLAAVHAELRARRHALAAALAARLPGGAEPHLLPAGGMHLWLRLPAELDEDALVEAARRNGVLVSPGRMYYPSEPPGPRLRLTHVAAAHLAELDEGVRRLARAFHDVG
- a CDS encoding CGNR zinc finger domain-containing protein, which produces MSFPAELVRDFVNTYDVESDTDELSSPAELAVWLRERGLAGARDRATDDDLHTAHALREGIRAALRREPAALPAFALPALPLRVGVGRDGAPELVPAADGVAGGLARIAAATLGATWERLKVCAEGTCQWAFIDSSRNRSRSWCSMRVCGNRTKTRAYRARKRGSRRLQASNTDTV
- a CDS encoding GNAT family N-acetyltransferase, which gives rise to MADVGVRAARREDVLQVANCQIRAWRYGYRDFLPEGPLEQMTGPAAEKMWLRQWDEAIVAPPSPMHRVLVAVETILDTEGFPALGAGGSAALVTPRGGERVVGLASHAPAEDPDLDPSVTAEMLTLLVDPDFVRRGHGSRLLNATVDYLREDGFRQIVTWVFADNHAVLGFLESAGWGEDMAERVLDMGRPIRMVRLTTDIS
- a CDS encoding 1,4-dihydroxy-2-naphthoate polyprenyltransferase, translated to MATPGQWIAGARPRTLPNAVVPVMVGTGVAIGEGSFVWWRAVLALFVALALQIGVNYANDYSDGIRGTDDERVGPMRLVGSRAASPRAVLTAALGCFAVAAVLGLVLVLVTRAWWILLVGAACIAAAWFYTGGKRPYGYRGLGELAVFVFFGVVPVVGTAYVQTESLSWAALIASIPVGLLSCSMLVVNNLRDVGTDGQAGKRTLAVVLGPERTRALYVACQVVPFAVALAMVPITPWAALVLLAAPLAITPIRAVLGKAVGPALIGVLQQTGKLQLAYGVLFAAGLALVF
- a CDS encoding DMT family transporter, with amino-acid sequence MKDHDSAIVADGVAVPPAPTERATPVARPTRTAGSPFSTARPARTAAGAQGTFLAFLGVLAFSGSFPGTVYAMEGFNPWLVAIGRAAVAGLLAVLCLRAAGRPLLPPRRLWRPYALISLGVVFGFPVFSGLALALGSSTSHAAVITALLPATTAACAVLRAGERPRPLFWAACLAGAAAITTFTFLQQGDTQAAAWPDLLLLAALLSAAIGYTEGGRLARDTPGWQVISHALVLSLPVTLPVAAVLAVLTPVTPSVPALAGFAYVAVISMFLGFFPWYAGLAKGGIARAGQTQLTQPILTLVWAWFLMGERFGPVTVAAALAVLVCVAITQRART